One stretch of Miscanthus floridulus cultivar M001 chromosome 18, ASM1932011v1, whole genome shotgun sequence DNA includes these proteins:
- the LOC136521320 gene encoding type I inositol polyphosphate 5-phosphatase 5-like isoform X2: MSNVFAMKGRDLNSADPQSCNAARARLKSASLHYVDLPNRQKDDTRQYPMFVATWNVGGKTPSNRLNLQDFLQVEESPDIYVLGFQEIVPLTAGNVLVVEDNEPASRWLALIHQALNEPQEQPDDDDDPPPPEPPPPADAGRHHHHRRRDSSLFFQTPSLKVLSNSYRVDSALVKTCNCSAEPSSMRRRATEIRASVYRAEAEAEAEAAAASMSAAAGGGETSTSGCNDTDAAADDAAGGTPAHCEPGCGGMSYCLIGSKQMVGLFLSVWVKRELVEHIGHLRVDCVGRGIMGWLGNKGCIAISMTLHRTSFCFVCSHLASGEKEGDEVRRNADVAEILRSAHFPRACKLLASHRVPEKILDHDRMIWLGDLNYRVSLSYEETRTLLEENDWDELLKKDQLMIEREAGRVFSGWNEGKICFAPTYKYTHNSDAYAGETAKSKKKRRTPACVGATGYCGTATASSSCSTCAASPGSPTTGRSVACSPSRWTPTTAARSRGGTTP, translated from the exons ATGTCCAACGTCTTCGCCATGAAAGGGAGGGACCTGAATAGTGCAG ATCCACAGAGCTGCAATGCAGCACGGGCACGGTTGAAGAGCGCGAGCCTGCACTATGTGGATTTGCCCAATAGGCAGAAGGATGATACACGCCAGTACCC GATGTTTGTTGCTACATGGAATGTTGGAGGAAAGACTCCGAGTAACAGGCTTAACCTGCAAGATTTTCTCCAGGTTGAAGAATCACCTGACATTTACGTCTTAGG GTTTCAGGAGATAGTTCCCCTGACCGCCGGGAACGTGCTGGTGGTGGAGGACAACGAGCCGGCGTCCAGGTGGCTGGCTCTCATCCACCAGGCGCTGAACGAGCCCCAGGAGCagcccgacgacgacgacgacccgccaccgccggagccgccgccgcctgcagACGCCGGCCGGCACCATCATCACCGCCGTCGCGACTCCTCCCTCTTCTTCCAGACGCCGTCGCTCAAGGTGCTCAGCAACAGCTACCGCGTCGACAGCGCGCTCGTCAAGACGTGCAACTGCTCCGCCGAGCCGTCGTCCATGCGCCGCAGGGCGACGGAGATACGCGCGTCCGTGTACcgcgccgaggccgaggccgaggccgaagcggcggcggcgtccatgagcgccgccgccggGGGCGGCGAGACATCCACCAGCGGGTGCAACGACACCGACGCAGCAGCAGACGACGCCGCCGGCGGCACGCCGGCGCACTGCGAGCCTGGCTGCGGCGGCATGAGCTACTGCCTGATCGGGAGCAAGCAGATGGTGGGGCTGTTCCTGTCGGTGTGGGTGAAGCGGGAGCTGGTGGAGCACATCGGCCACCTCCGCGTGGACTGCGTCGGCAGGGGCATCATGGGCTGGCTCGGCAACAAGGGCTGCATCGCCATCAGCATGACGCTGCATCGCACCAGCTTCTGCTTCGTCTGCAGCCACCTGGCCTCCGGCGAGAAGGAGGGCGACGAGGTGCGCCGCAACGCCGACGTCGCCGAGATCCTCAGGAGCGCGCACTTCCCGCGCGCGTGCAAGCTGCTGGCCAGCCATCGTGTCCCGGAAAAGATTCTTGACCACGA CCGGATGATATGGCTCGGTGATCTGAACTATCGAGTGTCGCTAAGCTACGAAGAGACAAGAACGTTGCTCGAGGAGAATGACTGGGACGAGCTTCTGAAGAAAGATCAG CTGATGATAGAGAGAGAAGCAGGAAGAGTGTTCAGTGGCTGGAACGAAGGCAAAATCTGCTTCGCGCCGACGTACAAGTACACGCACAACTCCGACGCGTACGCCGGCGAGACGGCCAAGTCCAAGAAGAAGCGGAGGACGCCGGCATG TGTAGGTGCGACCGGATACTGTGGCACGGCGACGGCATCGAGCAGCTGCAGTACTTGCGCGGCGAGTCCAGGTTCTCCGACCACCGGCCGGTCTGTGGCGTGTTCGCCGTCGAGGTGGACACCGACGACGGCAGCAAGATCAAGAGGGGGTACTACTCCGTGA
- the LOC136521320 gene encoding type I inositol polyphosphate 5-phosphatase 10-like isoform X1, whose protein sequence is MSNVFAMKGRDLNSADPQSCNAARARLKSASLHYVDLPNRQKDDTRQYPMFVATWNVGGKTPSNRLNLQDFLQVEESPDIYVLGFQEIVPLTAGNVLVVEDNEPASRWLALIHQALNEPQEQPDDDDDPPPPEPPPPADAGRHHHHRRRDSSLFFQTPSLKVLSNSYRVDSALVKTCNCSAEPSSMRRRATEIRASVYRAEAEAEAEAAAASMSAAAGGGETSTSGCNDTDAAADDAAGGTPAHCEPGCGGMSYCLIGSKQMVGLFLSVWVKRELVEHIGHLRVDCVGRGIMGWLGNKGCIAISMTLHRTSFCFVCSHLASGEKEGDEVRRNADVAEILRSAHFPRACKLLASHRVPEKILDHDRMIWLGDLNYRVSLSYEETRTLLEENDWDELLKKDQLMIEREAGRVFSGWNEGKICFAPTYKYTHNSDAYAGETAKSKKKRRTPAWCDRILWHGDGIEQLQYLRGESRFSDHRPVCGVFAVEVDTDDGSKIKRGYYSVNARMGHDKPA, encoded by the exons ATGTCCAACGTCTTCGCCATGAAAGGGAGGGACCTGAATAGTGCAG ATCCACAGAGCTGCAATGCAGCACGGGCACGGTTGAAGAGCGCGAGCCTGCACTATGTGGATTTGCCCAATAGGCAGAAGGATGATACACGCCAGTACCC GATGTTTGTTGCTACATGGAATGTTGGAGGAAAGACTCCGAGTAACAGGCTTAACCTGCAAGATTTTCTCCAGGTTGAAGAATCACCTGACATTTACGTCTTAGG GTTTCAGGAGATAGTTCCCCTGACCGCCGGGAACGTGCTGGTGGTGGAGGACAACGAGCCGGCGTCCAGGTGGCTGGCTCTCATCCACCAGGCGCTGAACGAGCCCCAGGAGCagcccgacgacgacgacgacccgccaccgccggagccgccgccgcctgcagACGCCGGCCGGCACCATCATCACCGCCGTCGCGACTCCTCCCTCTTCTTCCAGACGCCGTCGCTCAAGGTGCTCAGCAACAGCTACCGCGTCGACAGCGCGCTCGTCAAGACGTGCAACTGCTCCGCCGAGCCGTCGTCCATGCGCCGCAGGGCGACGGAGATACGCGCGTCCGTGTACcgcgccgaggccgaggccgaggccgaagcggcggcggcgtccatgagcgccgccgccggGGGCGGCGAGACATCCACCAGCGGGTGCAACGACACCGACGCAGCAGCAGACGACGCCGCCGGCGGCACGCCGGCGCACTGCGAGCCTGGCTGCGGCGGCATGAGCTACTGCCTGATCGGGAGCAAGCAGATGGTGGGGCTGTTCCTGTCGGTGTGGGTGAAGCGGGAGCTGGTGGAGCACATCGGCCACCTCCGCGTGGACTGCGTCGGCAGGGGCATCATGGGCTGGCTCGGCAACAAGGGCTGCATCGCCATCAGCATGACGCTGCATCGCACCAGCTTCTGCTTCGTCTGCAGCCACCTGGCCTCCGGCGAGAAGGAGGGCGACGAGGTGCGCCGCAACGCCGACGTCGCCGAGATCCTCAGGAGCGCGCACTTCCCGCGCGCGTGCAAGCTGCTGGCCAGCCATCGTGTCCCGGAAAAGATTCTTGACCACGA CCGGATGATATGGCTCGGTGATCTGAACTATCGAGTGTCGCTAAGCTACGAAGAGACAAGAACGTTGCTCGAGGAGAATGACTGGGACGAGCTTCTGAAGAAAGATCAG CTGATGATAGAGAGAGAAGCAGGAAGAGTGTTCAGTGGCTGGAACGAAGGCAAAATCTGCTTCGCGCCGACGTACAAGTACACGCACAACTCCGACGCGTACGCCGGCGAGACGGCCAAGTCCAAGAAGAAGCGGAGGACGCCGGCATG GTGCGACCGGATACTGTGGCACGGCGACGGCATCGAGCAGCTGCAGTACTTGCGCGGCGAGTCCAGGTTCTCCGACCACCGGCCGGTCTGTGGCGTGTTCGCCGTCGAGGTGGACACCGACGACGGCAGCAAGATCAAGAGGGGGTACTACTCCGTGAACGCGCGGATGGGTCATGACAAGCCGGCGTAG
- the LOC136523709 gene encoding syntaxin-22-like: MSFQDVCHDLEAGLPPRPPPPPHAVVAHCVFQINTKVSELRRLAHEIAAGAGDARVVRERIRRARADVTRLARNTARRLADPAAAAAVGPNLATDFQAALREFQWVQGQIIEADRQETAAAAAARRVPPMFPPPSPPSYGSSPIGSSQLNNANATAGAADQQYNNIQMQQQQQLVESWRTQELALLDNEITFNEALVEEREREICKIQQEIAEINEISVDLAKLVRDQQGAIDVVETNVEKAAMETSKAEEQLSRAALTHETSSSMKCLLITVFGLVMFIFALVSVA, encoded by the coding sequence ATGAGTTTCCAGGACGTCTGCCACGACCTGGAGGCGGGCCTGCCTCCtcgtcctccgccgccgccacatGCCGTGGTGGCGCACTGCGTCTTCCAGATCAACACCAAGGTGTCGGAGCTCCGCCGCCTCGCGCACGAgatcgccgccggcgccggcgacgccCGCGTGGTCCGGGAGCGCATCCGCAGGGCGCGCGCCGACGTCACGCGCCTGGCTCGGAATACGGCGCGGAGGCTGGccgaccccgccgccgccgccgccgtcgggccCAACCTGGCCACGGACTTCCAGGCCGCGCTCAGGGAGTTCCAGTGGGTGCAGGGCCAGATCATCGAGGCCGATCGCCAGgaaaccgccgccgccgccgccgcccgtcgTGTGCCGCCGATGTTTCCTCCTCCGTCGCCGCCCAGCTACGGCAGCTCTCCCATAGGATCATCACAACTGAACAATGCCAATGCCACTGCCGGCGCCGCCGATCAGCAATACAACAACATCcagatgcagcagcagcagcagctggtggAATCATGGAGGACGCAGGAGCTAGCCCTGCTGGACAACGAGATCACCTTCAACGAGGCCCTCGTCGAGGAGAGGGAGCGGGAGATATGCAAGATCCAGCAGGAGATCGCTGAGATCAACGAGATCTCCGTGGACCTCGCAAAGCTAGTCCGTGACCAGCAAGGGGCCATCGATGTCGTCGAGACCAACGTGGAGAAGGCCGCCATGGAGACAAGCAAGGCGGAAGAGCAGCTCTCCAGGGCCGCACTGACGCATGAGACCAGCTCGTCGATGAAGTGCTTGCTGATCACCGTTTTTGGGCTCGTCATGTTCATCTTTGCGTTAGTGTCTGTAGCGTAG